The Synergistaceae bacterium sequence GAGACCAGCGCAACTGTTTCTCCGCTTTTTATTCTCTTTATAAGAGTTTCCACTCTTTCAGTTTCATTGTGCTCGTGGCAAGATATAAGCTGTTTGTTTAGTCCGAGGTGATTGAGGAGACGCAAGGTGTGCCTTGTGTCTTCACATGCGACGATATCCGCTTCTTGAAGCGCTTTTATGCCTCGCAGTGTCATATCTTCTAAGTTGCCGATTGGTGTGGGAACAACTATCAGGGGCATGACGTTTCACTTTCCTTTAATGTGTATGCGCTGATAAGCTCTTCCGTCTCTTTATCATCTGGGCCACGCATGAAGAGAGGAGACAGTATTTTTAGTCCAATTTTTGCAGCTCTTACTGCCTCTATAAGTACTACTGAAGCAGGAGAACCCTCTTTTGAATGAACGGCGCGCATTACTTTGGGTTCTATGTTGTATTTTGCCAACAGAGACACAAGTTCGCTGAGTCTGCTGGCGGATATTATTATGTTTAGGCTGCCTTTGTTTTTCAGGAGATATTTCGATGCGATTATAATCTCTTCCAACGTACATTCGGCTTCCTGCTTTGCAACAGTCTTTTCAATGTATGGGCTGCTGCGTACTGAGTGCTCTTTGTAATAGGGAGGATTAACGACAATTCTGTCGAAACTCTGTGCCGTCCATAGTGCTTTGTAATTTTTTATATCGTTGCATATAA is a genomic window containing:
- a CDS encoding methyltransferase; amino-acid sequence: MKKREDLLKGILQIEQPEAAKGPRVNVDTILLANFANPSKGERILEIGCAHGAITLILAKRGFSVEGIDIQKHLIDMAMENAIHNKLDDKTKFICNDIKNYKALWTAQSFDRIVVNPPYYKEHSVRSSPYIEKTVAKQEAECTLEEIIIASKYLLKNKGSLNIIISASRLSELVSLLAKYNIEPKVMRAVHSKEGSPASVVLIEAVRAAKIGLKILSPLFMRGPDDKETEELISAYTLKESETSCP